One genomic window of Arvicanthis niloticus isolate mArvNil1 chromosome 24, mArvNil1.pat.X, whole genome shotgun sequence includes the following:
- the Tpst2 gene encoding protein-tyrosine sulfotransferase 2, translated as MRRAPWLGLRPWLGMRLSVRKVLLAAGCALALVLAVQLGQQVLECRAVLGGARSSRRMRPEQEELVMLGADHVEYRYGKAMPLIFVGGVPRSGTTLMRAMLDAHPEVRCGEETRIIPRVLAMRQAWTKSGREKLRLDEAGVTDEVLDAAMQAFILEVIAKHGEPARVLCNKDPFTLKSSVYLARLFPNSKFLLMVRDGRASVHSMITRKVTIAGFDLSSYRDCLTKWNKAIEVMYAQCMEVGRDKCLPVYYEQLVLHPRRSLKRILDFLGIPWSDTVLHHEDLIGKPGGVSLSKIERSTDQVIKPVNLEALSKWTGHIPRDVVRDMAQIAPMLARLGYDPYANPPNYGNPDPIVINNTHRVLKGDYKTPANLKGYFQVNQNSTTPHLGSS; from the exons ATGAGGCGGGCCCCCTGGCTGGGCCTGCGACCCTGGCTGGGCATGCGCCTGTCGGTGCGGAAGGTGCTGCTGGCCGCCGGCTGCGCTCTGGCCCTGGTGCTCGCTGTGCAGCTTGGGCAGCAAGTACTGGAGTGCCGGGCGGTGCTCGGGGGCGCACGGAGCTCACGGAGGATGCGGCCCGAGCAGGAGGAACTGGTGATGCTTGGTGCCGACCACGTAGAGTACCGGTACGGCAAGGCTATGCCGCTCATCTTCGTGGGCGGCGTCCCACGCAGCGGCACCACCCTCATGCGCGCCATGTTGGACGCGCACCCTGAGGTGCGCTGTGGGGAGGAGACGCGCATCATCCCTCGCGTGCTGGCCATGCGGCAGGCCTGGACCAAGTCTGGCCGTGAGAAGCTGCGGCTGGACGAGGCAGGTGTGACAGATGAGGTGCTGGACGCGGCCATGCAGGCCTTCATCCTAGAGGTGATCGCCAAGCACGGGGAGCCGGCACGTGTGCTGTGCAATAAGGACCCCTTCACACTCAAGTCGTCCGTCTACCTGGCGCGCCTGTTCCCCAACTCCAAATTCCTGCTAATGGTGCGTGATGGCCGGGCGTCTGTGCACTCCATGATCACGCGCAAGGTCACTATCGCGGGCTTTGACCTCAGCAGCTACCGAGACTGCCTCACCAAGTGGAACAAGGCCATCGAGGTGATGTACGCACAGTGCATGGAGGTGGGCAGGGACAAGTGCCTGCCCGTGTACTATGAGCAGTTGGTGCTGCACCCCCGGCGCTCACTCAAACGCATCCTGGACTTCCTGGGCATCCCCTGGAGTGACACAGTCCTACACCACGAGGACCTCATTGGCAAGCCTGGGGGCGTCTCCTTGTCCAA GATCGAGCGGTCCACGGACCAGGTCATCAAACCCGTGAACTTGGAAGCTCTCTCCAAGTGGACTGGCCACATCCCTAGAGACGTGGTGAGGGATATGGCCCAGATTGCCCCCATGCTGGCCCGGCTTGGCTATGACCCGTATGCAAATCCGCCCAACTATGGGAACCCTGACCCCATTGTCATCAACAACACACACCGG GTCTTGAAAGGAGACTATAAAACGCCAGCCAATCTCAAAGGATATTTTCAG GTGAACCAGAACAGCACCACCCCACACCTGGGAAGTTCGTGA
- the Srrd gene encoding SRR1-like protein, whose translation MAAALARAGDVSGMAAAVAAPEPWSAVAPRRKRAAGRRPRRGEGPQAEPEADGEAVLPRLREAEEDLRISDFCSSALETITECLRKQLEQLQPLTEALGRLCLGSSPGGSGEPLASSPSGVKCVCYGLGAFASCPTARIQLAFMLLFLEKCQIPRSQCCVYDPLFTQTEVSVLTSLGVTVLGENEEGKRNVQGQPTVFYMPHCGTALYNNLLWSNWSADALSRVVIIGNSFRGLEERLLARILQENYPYIAKILNGLEEVPLPQTPQYTDTFNDMSVHWFPLLKLGGLPGDLWASREEPDYQNCEDLEIIRRPTDRSAEVGQFSPPTVHATPDPLPGQEYSPTGDTESHPALVA comes from the exons ATGGCGGCGGCTCTGGCGCGCGCTGGTGACGTCAGTGGCATGGCGGCGGCCGTGGCAGCTCCGGAGCCCTGGAGCGCGGTGGCTCCGCGGAGGAAGCGCGCGGCGGGGAGACGGCCGCGGCGGGGCGAGGGGCCCCAGGCCGAGCCGGAGGCGGACGGCGAGGCGGTGTTGCCCCGCCTGCGGGAGGCCGA GGAGGACCTGCGGATCTCTGATTTCTGCAGTTCGGCACTGG AAACCATCACCGAGTGTCTTAGGAAACAGCTGGAGCAACTTCAACCCCTGACGGAGGCCCTTGGAAGGCTGTGCCTTGGCTCATCGCCTGGTGGGTCGGGGGAGCCCCTGGCCTCAAGCCCTTCCGGTGTGAAGTGTGTGTGCTACGGTCTTGGGGCCTTTGCCTCCTGCCCCACTGCTCGGATCCAGCTTGCTTTTATGCTTCTCTTTCTGGAGAAGTGCCAG ATCCCCAGAAGCCAGTGCTGCGTCTATGACCCTCTGTTCACTCAGACTGAAGTTTCAGTTCTCACCTCTCTCGGTGTGACTGTCCTCGGTGAGAATGAG GAAGGCAAGCGCAATGTCCAGGGCCAGCCCACTGTCTTCTACATGCCGCACTGTGGGACAGCTCTGTACAACAACCTGCTGTGGAGCAACTGGTCTGCAGACGCCCTGTCCAGGGTGGTCATCATCGGGAACAGTTTCCGAGGCCTCGAGGAACG GTTGTTGGCGAGGATTCTGCAGGAAAATTATCCCTACATTGCAAAG ATTCTGAATGGCCTGGAGGAGGTCCCACTGCCTCAGACTCCCCAGTACACCGACACCTTTAACGACATGTCTGTTCACTGGTTCCCACTACTGAAGCTGGGAGGATTGCCTGGGGACCTGTGGGCATCCCGGGAAGAGCCTGACTACCAGAACTGCGAGGACCTGGAGATCATCAGGAGACCCACAGACCGCTCAGCTGAAGTAGGACAGTTCTCTCCACCCACGGTGCACGCCACACCAGATCCTTTGCCAGGCCAGGAATACAGCCCGACTGGGGACACTGAGTCACATCCTGCCCTGGTGGCCTGA
- the Tfip11 gene encoding tuftelin-interacting protein 11 yields MSLSHLYRDGEGHLDDDDDERENFEITDWDLQNEFNPNRQRHWQTKEEATYGVWAERDSDEERPSFGGKRARDYSAPVNFISAGLKKGAAEEADSEDSDAEEKPVKQEDFPKDLGPKKLKTGGNFKPSQKGFAGGTKSFMDFGSWERHTKGIGQKLLQKMGYVPGRGLGKNAQGIINPIEAKQRKGKGAVGAYGSERTTQSLQDFPVVDSEEEAEEEFQKELSQWRKDPSGGKKKPKYSYKTVEELRAKGRVGRKLTAPQKELSQVKVIDMTGREQKVYYSYSQISHKHSVPDDGVPLLSQLPPTAGKEAKVAGFALPELEHNLQLLIERTEQEIIQSDRQLQYERDMVVSLSHELEKTAEVLAHEERAISNLSKVLALVEECERRMQPHGADPLTLDECARIFEMLQDKYYEEYRLADRADLAVAIVYPLVKDYFKDWHPLEDSSYGTQIISKWKSLLENDQLLSHNSQDLSSDAFHRLMWEVWMPFVRNVVVQWQPRNCEPMVDFLDSWAHIIPVWILDNILDQLIFPKLQKEVDNWNPLTDTVPIHSWIHPWLPLMQARLEPLYSPVRSKLSSALQKWHPSDASAKLILQPWKEVLTPGSWEAFMLRNIVPKLGMCLGELVINPHQQHMDAFYWVMDWEGMISVSSLVGLLEKHFFPKWLQVLCSWLSNSPNYEEITKWYLGWKSMFSDQVLAHPSVKDKFNEALDIMNRAVSSNVGAYMQPGARENIAYLTHTERRKDFQYEAMQERREAENMAQRGIGVAASSVPMNFKDLIETKAEEHNIVFMPVIGKRHEGKQLYTFGRIVIYIDRGVVFVQGEKTWVPTSLQSLIDMAK; encoded by the exons ATGTCTCTGTCCCACTTATACCGGGATGGGGAAGGTCACcttgatgatgacgatgatgagcGTGAGAACTTTGAGATCACCGACTGGGATCTCCAGAATGAGTTCAACCCCAACCGGCAGCGCCATTGGCAGACAAAGGAGGAGGCCACCTACGGTGTGTGGGCTGAGCGTGACTCGGATGAGGAGAGGCCCAGTTTTGGAGGCAAAAG gGCCCGAGACTATTCTGCACCCGTCAACTTCATCAGTGCGGGGCTCAAGAAAGGGGCAGCCGAGGAAGCAGACTCAGAGGACTCTGATGCCGAAGAGAAGCCTGTGAAGCAGGAAGACTTTCCGAAGGATTTAGGACCAAAGAAGCTAAAAACG GGTGGCAACTTTAAGCCCAGCCAGAAAGGCTTTGCAGGAGGAACCAAGTCCTTTATGGACTTCGGCAGCTGGGAGAGACACACAAAAGGGATCGGGCAGAAGCTGCTGCAGAAGATGGGCTACGTCCCTGGGCGGGGCCTGGGGAAGAACGCCCAGG GTATCATCAACCCCATTGAAGCCAAACAGAGAAAAGGCAAGGGAGCTGTGGGGGCCTACGGCTCAGAGAGGACCACCCAGTCTCTGCAGGACTTCCCCGTGGTCGACTCAGAAGAGGAGGCTGAAGAG GAATTTCAGAAGGAGCTGAGCCAGTGGAGGAAAGACCCCAGCGGGGGCAAGAAGAAGCCAAAGTACTCTTACAAGACTGTGGAGGAGCTGAGGGCCAAAGGCAGGGTCGGCAGGAAGCTCACAGCACCTCAGAAGGAGCTGTCTCAGGTCAAG GTGATCGATATGACAGGCCGGGAGCAGAAGGTGTACTACAGCTACAGTCAGATCAGCCACAAGCACAGTGTGCCGGACGATGGCGTGCCGTTGCTGTCCCAGCTGCCGCCCACGGCCGGCAAGGAAGCCAAGGTGGCCGGCTTTGCGCTGCCTGAGCTGGAGCACAACTTGCAGCTGCTCATTGAGCGCACAGAGCAGGAGATCATCCAGAGTGACCGGCAGCTGCAGTATGAGCGGGACATGGTGGTCAGCCTGTCGCACGAGCTTGAGAAGACGGCCGAGGTCCTCGCACACGAGGAGCGAGCCATCTCCAACCTCAGCAAGGTGCTGGCCCTGGTGGAGGAGTGTGAGCGCCGCATGCAGCCCCACGGCGCCGACCCCCTCACGCTGGATGAGTGTGCGCGCATCTTCGAGATGCTGCAGGACAAGTACTACGAGGAATACCGCCTGGCGGACCGCGCAGACCTGGCTGTGGCCATTGTCTACCCGCTCGTGAAGGACTACTTCAAGGATTGGCACCCCCTCGAG GACAGCAGCTATGGCACCCAGATCATCTCCAAGTGGAAGAGCCTCCTGGAGAACGACCAGCTGCTGTCTCACAACAGCCAGGACCTGTCCTCAGACGCCTTCCACAG GCTCATGTGGGAggtctggatgccttttgttcggAATGTTGTCGTCCAGTGGCAGCCGAGGAATTGTGAGCCGATGGTGGACTTCCTGGACAGCTGGGCACACATCATCCCTGTGTGGATTCTGGACAATATCCTGGACCAGCTCATCTTCCCTAAGCTGCAGAAGGAG GTGGACAACTGGAACCCCCTGACAGACACCGTTCCCATCCACTCGTGGATCCACCCGTGGCTGCCGCTCATGCAGGCCCGCCTGGAGCCGCTCTACTCTCCTGTCCGCAGCAAACTGTCCAGCGCACTGCAGAAGTGGCATCCCAGCGACGCCTCAGCCAAGCTCATCCTGCAGCCCTGGAAAGAGGTCCTCACCCCTGGGTCCTGGGAGGCCTTCATGCTCCGGAACATCGTGCCCAAGCTGG GCATGTGCCTGGGGGAACTCGTTATCAACCCCCACCAGCAGCATATGGACGCCTTCTACTGGGTGATGGACTGGGAGGGAATGATCTCCGTCTCCAGCCTGGTGGGCTTGCTGGAGAAGCATTTCTTCCCCAAGTGGCTTCAG GTGCTGTGCTCCTGGCTCAGTAACAGTCCCAATTATGAAGAGATCACCAAGTGGTACCTGGGCTGGAAGTCCATGTTCTCAGACCAGGTGCTGGCACACCCTTCTGTCAAAGACAAGTTTAATGAAGCACTCGACATCATGAACAGGGCTGTGTCCTCCAATGTTG GTGCCTACATGCAGCCAGGCGCGAGGGAGAATATTGCCTACCTCACCCACACAGAGCGCAGGAAGGACTTCCAGTACGAGGCCATGCAGGAGCGCCGGGAGGCTGAGAACATGGCCCAGAGGGGCATCGGTGTAGCTGCCAGCTCTGTGCCCATGAACTTTAAGGACCTCATTGAGACCAAGGCAGAGGAGCACAACATTGTGTTCATGCCCGTCATCGGCAAGCGGCACGAGGGCAAGCAGCTGTACACCTTCGGCCGCATCGTCATCTACATTGACCGGGGGGTGGTGTTCGTGCAGGGTGAGAAGACTTGGGTGCCCACCTCCCTGCAGAGCCTCATCGACATGGCCAAGTAG